The proteins below come from a single Vibrio natriegens NBRC 15636 = ATCC 14048 = DSM 759 genomic window:
- a CDS encoding chemotaxis protein CheX, with product MRAEFVNPFLASLMNVLKTMASLELKPQKPRIKKDEIARGDVSGLIGMVGPQTRGSMSITFDEALALEIMQNMLGERPNGLNEEVTDMVGEITNMVTGGAKRILAESGFDFDMATPVVVSGRGHTIRHKCEGSIIIMPFSSQWGNAFIEICFE from the coding sequence ATGCGCGCTGAATTTGTAAACCCGTTTTTAGCTTCTTTAATGAACGTGCTGAAAACAATGGCTTCTCTGGAGCTGAAGCCTCAAAAACCTCGAATCAAAAAAGATGAAATCGCACGAGGTGATGTTTCAGGTTTAATAGGCATGGTTGGTCCGCAAACTCGTGGCTCAATGTCGATTACCTTCGATGAAGCGTTAGCACTGGAAATCATGCAGAACATGCTTGGTGAGCGCCCGAACGGACTCAATGAAGAAGTGACCGATATGGTCGGTGAAATCACTAATATGGTGACAGGTGGAGCAAAACGAATTCTGGCTGAGAGTGGGTTTGATTTTGATATGGCAACGCCGGTTGTGGTTTCTGGCCGAGGCCATACTATTCGTCACAAGTGTGAAGGTTCGATAATTATCATGCCTTTCTCCTCACAATGGGGAAATGCGTTTATCGAGATTTGCTTCGAATAA
- the zur gene encoding zinc uptake transcriptional repressor Zur, with protein sequence MVKGLTPTIIEQVENICAERGVRLTPQRRRVFELICSNRSASSAYELLEQLKESEPQAKPPTVYRALDFLLEQGFIHRVESTNSFITCCSFNTQQHFFQLLICDKCGAVVELEDENLIALLAKNAEKHGFKLTNQVIETHGECQACASETKE encoded by the coding sequence ATGGTGAAAGGTTTGACCCCAACAATCATTGAACAAGTTGAAAATATCTGCGCCGAGCGCGGAGTAAGATTGACTCCCCAGCGCCGACGTGTGTTTGAACTTATCTGTTCGAATCGCAGTGCATCAAGTGCGTATGAGCTATTGGAGCAATTAAAAGAGAGCGAACCACAAGCGAAACCACCTACGGTTTATCGCGCCCTGGACTTTCTCCTCGAGCAAGGCTTTATCCATCGAGTAGAATCAACCAACAGTTTTATAACTTGTTGTTCTTTCAATACGCAACAACACTTTTTTCAATTACTAATTTGTGATAAATGTGGTGCTGTTGTTGAACTCGAAGACGAAAACTTGATCGCCCTGTTAGCTAAAAATGCTGAAAAGCATGGATTCAAACTCACTAATCAAGTTATTGAAACACATGGTGAATGCCAAGCCTGTGCTTCCGAAACGAAAGAATAA
- the alr gene encoding alanine racemase, producing the protein MKAAKACIDLSALQHNLRRVKAQAPNSKVMAVVKANGYGHGLRHVAKHTGEADAFGVARIEEALQLRACGVVKPILLLEGFYSSGDLPVLVTNNIQTVVHCEEQLIALEQAELETPVVVWLKIDSGMHRLGVRPEQFDELASRLKSCPNVAKPLRYMSHFGCADELDSEITSQQIELFNSLTQGCHGERSLAASAGLLAWPQSHLDWVRPGIIMYGVSPFGDKTAQDLGYQPAMTLKSHLIAVREVKKGESVGYGGAWTSERDTKVGVIAVGYGDGYPRGAPNGTPVWVNGRKVPIAGRVSMDMLTVDLGPDAKDKVGDEAILWGKELPVEEVAHHIGTIAYELVTKLTPRVEMEYSK; encoded by the coding sequence ATGAAAGCCGCGAAGGCGTGTATTGACCTGTCTGCGTTGCAACACAATTTACGTCGAGTTAAAGCTCAAGCGCCAAACAGCAAAGTGATGGCAGTGGTGAAAGCCAACGGTTATGGCCATGGTTTGCGTCACGTAGCAAAGCATACTGGTGAGGCCGACGCTTTTGGTGTTGCGCGTATTGAAGAAGCGCTGCAACTGAGAGCTTGCGGTGTCGTGAAGCCAATTTTGTTGTTAGAAGGGTTTTATTCTTCGGGTGATTTACCTGTATTGGTGACCAATAACATCCAAACCGTTGTGCATTGTGAAGAGCAGTTGATAGCTCTTGAACAAGCCGAGCTGGAAACACCAGTGGTGGTATGGCTCAAAATTGACAGTGGTATGCATCGACTGGGTGTACGCCCTGAGCAGTTTGATGAATTAGCCTCACGACTCAAATCGTGTCCTAATGTGGCTAAACCGCTGCGTTACATGAGCCACTTTGGTTGTGCTGATGAGTTAGACAGTGAAATTACATCTCAGCAGATAGAACTGTTTAATTCATTGACGCAGGGCTGTCATGGTGAGCGTTCACTAGCGGCCTCGGCGGGGCTACTGGCGTGGCCACAAAGCCACCTCGATTGGGTTCGTCCGGGAATCATCATGTACGGCGTATCTCCGTTTGGGGATAAAACGGCACAAGATTTAGGTTACCAACCCGCAATGACACTTAAGTCTCACCTGATCGCAGTGCGTGAAGTGAAAAAAGGCGAGAGTGTTGGTTACGGTGGAGCCTGGACGAGCGAGCGAGACACCAAAGTAGGTGTGATTGCTGTTGGTTATGGCGACGGTTACCCAAGAGGCGCGCCGAATGGCACACCAGTGTGGGTCAACGGGCGTAAAGTGCCTATCGCCGGTCGGGTCTCGATGGATATGCTGACCGTCGATCTTGGGCCGGATGCGAAAGACAAAGTCGGTGATGAAGCAATTCTGTGGGGAAAAGAGTTACCTGTTGAGGAAGTGGCTCATCACATTGGCACCATAGCGTATGAGTTAGTGACCAAGCTAACGCCACGTGTCGAAATGGAATATTCAAAGTAA
- a CDS encoding phosphoadenylyl-sulfate reductase, whose product MLDSVASKPELAELLTLTKTEQILRLAQINVELEQLSAQERVKWALENLDGEFAVSSSFGIQAAVMLHLVTQEKPDIPIILTDTGYLFAETYRFIDELTEQLNLNLKVYRAVESAHWQEARYGKLWEQGVEGIEKYNKLNKVEPMRRALKELKVGTWFSGLRREQSKSRAGLPILSIQNGVFKFLPVIDWTNKDVHYYLEQHGLKYHPLWDEGYLSVGDTHTTQKWEPGMSEEETRFFGLKRECGLHEDDDSEQDGSGI is encoded by the coding sequence ATGCTTGATTCTGTAGCTTCCAAACCGGAGCTGGCAGAGTTGCTGACATTAACTAAGACGGAGCAAATCCTCCGTCTTGCCCAAATCAATGTCGAACTTGAACAGCTTTCGGCACAAGAGCGAGTAAAATGGGCTTTGGAAAACCTAGACGGAGAGTTTGCCGTTTCGTCTAGTTTTGGTATCCAAGCCGCAGTAATGCTTCATCTTGTGACTCAAGAAAAACCAGACATCCCAATTATCTTAACGGATACCGGGTATTTGTTTGCTGAAACCTATCGCTTTATTGATGAGTTAACCGAGCAACTGAACCTCAACCTAAAAGTTTACCGAGCAGTAGAAAGTGCTCATTGGCAAGAAGCTCGTTATGGAAAACTTTGGGAGCAGGGTGTTGAAGGGATCGAGAAGTACAACAAACTCAATAAAGTTGAACCAATGCGTCGTGCATTGAAAGAGCTTAAAGTCGGAACTTGGTTTTCTGGCCTTCGCAGAGAGCAAAGCAAATCTCGAGCAGGTTTGCCGATACTATCAATTCAGAATGGCGTATTTAAGTTTTTGCCAGTAATCGATTGGACGAATAAAGATGTCCACTATTACTTAGAGCAACACGGACTGAAATACCATCCACTTTGGGATGAAGGTTATCTCTCTGTAGGTGATACACATACTACGCAGAAGTGGGAACCTGGAATGTCAGAGGAAGAAACTCGATTCTTTGGTTTGAAGCGTGAATGTGGACTTCACGAAGATGATGACTCTGAACAAGATGGTTCGGGTATATAA
- a CDS encoding secondary thiamine-phosphate synthase enzyme YjbQ, translating into MWTQKTLNLKARSRGFHLITDEIEQQLPQISTLSVGLLHLFIQHTSASLTLNENADPTVRMDMEAHFNKYVPERASYYQHTYEGDDDMPAHIKASLLGSSVTIPIQNGRLALGTWQGIYLGEHRDFGGGRRIIATINGE; encoded by the coding sequence ATGTGGACGCAAAAAACACTAAATTTAAAAGCAAGAAGTCGCGGTTTTCACCTGATTACTGATGAAATTGAACAACAATTACCGCAAATAAGTACTCTTTCAGTAGGTTTGTTACACCTTTTTATTCAGCATACCTCTGCGAGTCTGACCTTGAATGAGAACGCTGATCCCACCGTTCGTATGGATATGGAAGCGCATTTCAATAAGTATGTTCCTGAGCGCGCTTCTTATTACCAGCATACTTATGAGGGTGATGACGACATGCCTGCCCATATTAAAGCATCACTACTTGGCAGCAGTGTGACGATTCCAATTCAGAATGGTCGCTTGGCGTTAGGAACTTGGCAGGGCATATACTTAGGTGAACACCGAGATTTTGGTGGCGGCCGTCGCATCATCGCAACGATAAATGGTGAATAA
- a CDS encoding TIGR04219 family outer membrane beta-barrel protein has product MTNKATIALTALSLAATFPVFAESSVSTKVGVDVWAADTKVNEVRRDSSTTGAFYAAIEHDVKYVPNARLRYTSIDADYMGFDKLDLTLYYQVLEHDLLHFDAGLTFSNLSDTKYIDAGTSPRTEDFDDLIWAWYGYAEITVPNTNFDVIGEMNFGDSKGIKSTDLMAGIQYKLPLQENQLAFRGGYRVIDLESEQFLSSLGKEFIFADGFFLSAEYTF; this is encoded by the coding sequence ATGACAAATAAAGCGACCATCGCTTTAACAGCACTATCGCTGGCAGCCACTTTTCCTGTTTTCGCTGAGTCTTCCGTTTCAACTAAAGTTGGCGTGGATGTCTGGGCGGCAGATACAAAAGTTAACGAAGTCAGAAGAGATAGCAGTACGACTGGCGCATTCTATGCCGCAATTGAACATGACGTAAAATACGTTCCTAATGCACGCTTGCGATATACCAGCATTGATGCTGATTACATGGGCTTTGATAAATTAGATCTGACGCTGTATTACCAAGTGTTAGAGCATGATTTATTGCACTTTGATGCCGGCCTTACTTTCAGTAATTTAAGTGATACGAAGTACATTGATGCTGGCACCTCTCCTCGCACTGAAGATTTTGATGACCTCATTTGGGCATGGTACGGCTACGCGGAAATAACCGTTCCAAATACCAATTTTGATGTGATTGGAGAAATGAACTTTGGTGACAGTAAAGGCATTAAAAGCACAGATCTAATGGCAGGCATTCAATACAAACTGCCTTTGCAAGAAAACCAACTGGCATTTCGTGGTGGCTATCGAGTGATAGACTTGGAATCAGAACAATTTCTTTCAAGTTTAGGTAAAGAGTTCATTTTCGCCGATGGCTTTTTCTTGAGTGCTGAATACACTTTTTAA
- the pgi gene encoding glucose-6-phosphate isomerase, protein MLKNINPTQTQAWKALTAHFESAQDMDLKELFAQDADRFDKYSARFGSDILVDYSKNLINEETLKHLFTLAKETELKSAIEAMFSGEAINQTEGRAVLHTALRNRANTPVMVDGEDVMPAVNAVLEKIKSFTERVIGGEWKGYTGKAITDIVNIGIGGSDLGPYMVTEALAPYKNHLNLHFVSNVDGTHIVETLKKVDPETTLFLIASKTFTTQETMTNAHSARDWFLETAGDQAHVAKHFAALSTNATAVSEFGIDTDNMFEFWDWVGGRYSLWSAIGLSIALAVGFDNFVELLDGAHEMDKHFVSTELESNIPVILALIGIWYNNFHGAESEAILPYDQYMHRFAAYFQQGNMESNGKYVDRDGNAVTYQTGPIIWGEPGTNGQHAFYQLIHQGTKLIPCDFIAPAISHNPASDHHQKLMSNFFAQTEALAFGKCVETVKEELVLSGKNAEEVAAIAPFKVFEGNRPTNSILVKQITPRTLGNLIAMYEHKIFVQGVIWNIFSFDQWGVELGKQLANQILPELADESAISSHDSSTNGLINAFKAFKA, encoded by the coding sequence ATGTTGAAAAATATCAATCCAACGCAAACACAAGCTTGGAAAGCGTTAACAGCGCACTTCGAATCTGCACAAGATATGGATCTAAAAGAGCTGTTTGCTCAAGACGCGGATCGTTTTGACAAATACTCTGCACGTTTCGGCTCAGACATTCTTGTCGACTACTCAAAGAACCTCATCAATGAGGAAACTCTGAAGCACCTGTTCACTCTTGCTAAAGAGACTGAGCTGAAATCTGCAATCGAAGCGATGTTCAGTGGTGAAGCGATCAACCAGACAGAAGGCCGTGCAGTTCTGCACACCGCTCTGCGTAACCGTGCGAATACACCGGTTATGGTTGATGGTGAAGACGTAATGCCAGCTGTAAATGCCGTTCTGGAAAAAATTAAGTCTTTCACAGAGCGTGTGATTGGCGGTGAATGGAAAGGTTACACTGGTAAAGCGATTACAGATATCGTAAACATCGGTATCGGTGGTTCTGACCTTGGTCCTTACATGGTGACGGAAGCACTGGCACCATACAAAAACCATCTAAACCTGCATTTCGTGTCTAACGTTGATGGCACTCACATCGTAGAGACACTAAAGAAAGTCGATCCTGAAACAACACTATTCCTGATCGCTTCTAAAACATTCACAACTCAAGAAACCATGACTAACGCGCATTCTGCTCGTGATTGGTTCCTGGAAACGGCTGGCGATCAAGCACACGTTGCTAAGCACTTCGCGGCACTTTCTACTAACGCGACAGCAGTTTCTGAGTTCGGTATCGACACAGACAACATGTTTGAATTCTGGGACTGGGTTGGCGGTCGTTACTCTCTATGGTCTGCAATCGGTCTTTCAATTGCACTAGCCGTTGGCTTCGACAACTTCGTTGAGCTACTTGATGGCGCACACGAGATGGACAAGCACTTTGTCTCAACAGAACTGGAAAGCAACATCCCAGTGATCCTGGCGCTTATCGGCATTTGGTACAACAACTTCCACGGCGCAGAGTCTGAAGCTATCCTGCCTTACGATCAGTACATGCACCGTTTCGCAGCGTACTTCCAGCAAGGTAACATGGAGTCAAACGGTAAATACGTTGACCGTGACGGTAATGCTGTGACTTACCAAACTGGCCCAATCATCTGGGGTGAACCAGGTACAAACGGCCAGCACGCGTTCTACCAGCTAATCCACCAAGGTACTAAGCTGATCCCATGTGACTTCATTGCACCTGCAATCAGCCACAACCCAGCAAGCGATCACCATCAGAAACTGATGTCGAACTTCTTCGCACAAACAGAAGCGCTTGCGTTTGGTAAGTGTGTAGAGACAGTGAAAGAAGAGTTGGTACTATCTGGTAAAAATGCAGAAGAAGTAGCGGCTATCGCTCCATTCAAAGTATTTGAAGGTAACCGCCCAACTAACTCTATCTTAGTTAAGCAAATCACACCTCGCACGCTAGGTAACCTAATCGCAATGTACGAGCACAAGATCTTCGTACAAGGCGTTATTTGGAACATCTTCAGCTTTGACCAATGGGGTGTTGAGCTAGGTAAACAACTAGCAAACCAAATCCTGCCAGAGCTAGCTGATGAATCGGCAATCAGTTCACACGATAGCTCTACAAATGGTCTGATCAACGCATTCAAAGCTTTCAAAGCGTAA
- the dusA gene encoding tRNA dihydrouridine(20/20a) synthase DusA has product MTHSCRLSVAPMLDWTDRHCRYFHRLMTKETLLYTEMVTTGAIIHGKGDFLAYNEEEHPLALQLGGSNPEDLAKCAKLAEERGYDEINLNVGCPSDRVQNGRFGACLMAEPQLVADCVAAMKDVVDVPVTVKTRIGIDDQDSYEFLTDFVSIVSEKGGCEQFTIHARKAWLSGLSPKENREIPPLDYPRAYQLKKDFSHLTVAINGGVKSLEEAKAHLQHLDGVMIGREAYQSPYILASVDQELFGSSAPVKKRSEIVEEMYPYIEEQLAKGAYIGHITRHMLGLFQSMPGARQWRRHISENAHKPGSGLEVLQDALAKIPKELNV; this is encoded by the coding sequence ATGACTCATTCTTGCAGGCTCTCCGTAGCACCAATGTTAGATTGGACCGATCGTCATTGTCGCTACTTCCATCGCTTAATGACCAAAGAAACCCTGTTGTACACTGAAATGGTGACCACAGGCGCGATCATTCATGGAAAAGGAGACTTTCTTGCTTACAACGAAGAGGAGCATCCGTTAGCCCTTCAGTTGGGTGGTTCGAACCCTGAAGACCTGGCTAAGTGTGCCAAGCTTGCCGAGGAGCGTGGTTATGATGAGATCAACCTGAACGTGGGTTGCCCATCTGATCGTGTGCAAAACGGGCGCTTCGGTGCGTGTCTGATGGCGGAGCCTCAGCTGGTCGCAGATTGTGTAGCCGCAATGAAAGACGTGGTTGATGTACCCGTTACAGTAAAAACACGTATCGGTATTGATGATCAAGACTCGTACGAGTTCCTGACGGATTTTGTGTCGATAGTGTCTGAGAAAGGCGGTTGTGAGCAGTTTACCATTCACGCGCGCAAAGCCTGGCTAAGTGGCCTTAGCCCGAAAGAAAACCGCGAGATTCCACCATTGGATTACCCGCGTGCTTACCAGTTAAAGAAAGACTTCTCTCATCTAACTGTCGCTATCAATGGCGGGGTAAAATCGTTAGAAGAAGCGAAAGCGCATCTACAACATCTTGATGGTGTGATGATTGGCCGCGAAGCTTATCAAAGTCCGTATATTCTTGCCTCGGTCGATCAAGAACTATTTGGTTCGAGTGCTCCGGTGAAAAAGCGCAGCGAAATTGTAGAAGAAATGTACCCTTACATTGAAGAGCAACTCGCAAAAGGCGCATATATCGGTCATATTACTCGTCATATGCTGGGTTTATTCCAAAGCATGCCGGGTGCTCGTCAATGGCGTCGTCATATCAGTGAAAATGCGCACAAGCCTGGTTCTGGACTAGAAGTGCTGCAAGATGCGTTAGCGAAGATCCCAAAAGAGTTGAATGTGTAA
- a CDS encoding assimilatory sulfite reductase (NADPH) flavoprotein subunit, which translates to MSFQKNEYSHNNVSDDNNGQGGVPPIASPLNDQQFNSLQNTVSGLSSQQLAWVSGYFWGLAQNQPSAAATPITQAAAAVSAKPAGKLSVIFASQTGNAKGVAEALEQEAKAEGIAVELFDASDYKGKNLAKETHVIFVASTNGEGEAPDNAIELHEFLQSKKAPKLPNLQYGVIALGDSSYEFFCQTGKDFDTYLSKLGAKPFIDRIDCDVDYEAPATEWRKSALEKVKETLSSGNEAEVVQLPVGQAATTHSQYNKQNPYTATLLTSQKITGRDSGKDVRHIEIDLEDSGLTYQPGDALGVWYENSSELANAVLGKVGLSGVETVEVDGESLSIHSALVSKYEITTSNPQFVTKFAELSGSKKLQKLVEDKDKLREYSANTQIVDVLAEKKTKLTADELVGLLRRLTPRLYSIASSQAEVDEEVHLTVGLVEYDHNEEKRYGGASSFLAQRLEEGGEVKVFIEHNNNFKLPEDDNTPIIMVGPGTGIAPFRSFIQERENRDAEGKNWLFFGDRTFTQDFLYQVEWQKYLKSGALSRLDVAFSRDQVEKVYVQHRILENAEQVWQWIQEGAYIYVCGDATRMAKDVHDALVIVAEQEGKLARDEAEQFINDLRKAKRYQRDVY; encoded by the coding sequence ATGTCTTTTCAAAAGAATGAGTATTCACACAATAATGTGTCTGATGATAATAACGGGCAAGGGGGAGTTCCTCCAATCGCTAGCCCGCTGAATGACCAACAATTTAATTCACTCCAAAACACTGTCTCTGGGTTGTCTTCGCAACAACTTGCTTGGGTCAGTGGCTACTTCTGGGGTTTGGCTCAAAATCAACCGAGTGCAGCGGCTACGCCAATTACGCAAGCTGCAGCCGCTGTATCAGCAAAACCAGCAGGTAAACTGAGTGTTATTTTTGCTTCTCAAACAGGTAATGCCAAAGGTGTTGCTGAAGCTTTAGAGCAAGAAGCAAAAGCAGAAGGAATTGCCGTTGAGCTATTTGATGCCAGCGATTACAAAGGCAAAAACCTAGCTAAAGAAACGCACGTTATTTTCGTCGCGTCTACGAATGGTGAAGGCGAAGCGCCAGATAATGCCATTGAACTGCATGAGTTCTTGCAATCTAAGAAAGCGCCAAAACTGCCTAACCTTCAGTACGGTGTTATTGCGCTTGGCGATTCAAGCTATGAATTCTTCTGTCAAACAGGTAAAGACTTCGACACTTATTTGTCAAAATTAGGTGCGAAGCCGTTTATCGACCGTATTGACTGTGACGTTGACTACGAAGCACCTGCCACTGAATGGCGTAAGAGCGCACTGGAGAAAGTAAAAGAAACACTTTCATCTGGTAACGAAGCTGAAGTTGTGCAACTTCCTGTTGGACAAGCAGCGACAACGCATTCGCAATACAACAAGCAGAACCCATACACAGCAACACTGTTGACCAGCCAAAAGATCACTGGCCGAGATTCAGGTAAAGACGTTCGCCATATCGAAATCGATCTGGAAGACTCTGGTCTTACTTACCAGCCAGGTGATGCGTTAGGTGTGTGGTATGAAAACAGCTCAGAACTAGCAAATGCGGTTCTTGGCAAAGTTGGCCTATCAGGTGTTGAAACGGTAGAAGTCGATGGCGAAAGTCTGTCTATTCACAGTGCACTAGTGAGTAAATACGAAATCACGACATCTAACCCTCAGTTTGTGACAAAGTTTGCAGAGCTTTCTGGTAGCAAGAAGCTGCAAAAGCTGGTTGAAGATAAAGACAAGCTTCGTGAGTACTCGGCTAACACGCAAATCGTAGATGTGCTGGCAGAGAAGAAAACTAAGCTAACGGCTGATGAGCTGGTCGGTTTACTACGCCGTCTAACGCCTCGTCTTTACTCTATTGCTTCAAGCCAAGCAGAAGTGGATGAAGAAGTACACTTGACGGTTGGTTTGGTCGAGTACGATCACAACGAAGAGAAACGTTATGGTGGTGCGTCTAGCTTCTTGGCACAACGCCTGGAAGAAGGTGGTGAAGTTAAAGTGTTTATCGAACACAACAACAACTTCAAACTGCCTGAAGACGACAATACACCAATCATCATGGTCGGCCCGGGTACTGGTATTGCTCCATTCCGTAGCTTTATTCAAGAGCGCGAAAACCGCGATGCAGAAGGTAAAAACTGGTTGTTCTTTGGCGACCGCACATTCACGCAAGACTTCTTGTACCAAGTTGAATGGCAAAAATACCTTAAGTCAGGTGCACTAAGCCGTTTGGATGTGGCATTTAGCCGTGACCAAGTAGAAAAGGTTTATGTACAACACCGTATTCTGGAAAACGCTGAGCAAGTTTGGCAGTGGATTCAAGAAGGCGCTTACATCTATGTATGTGGTGATGCTACCCGCATGGCAAAAGATGTTCATGACGCACTTGTCATTGTTGCTGAGCAGGAAGGTAAACTGGCTCGCGATGAAGCAGAACAATTTATTAATGACTTACGTAAAGCGAAACGTTATCAGAGGGATGTGTACTAA
- the cysI gene encoding assimilatory sulfite reductase (NADPH) hemoprotein subunit, whose amino-acid sequence MTFSTENNKQVVLGEELGPLSDNERLKRESNLLRGTIEQDLQDRITGGFTADNFQLIRFHGMYQQDDRDIRNERTKQKLEPLHNVMLRARMPGGIITPTQWLAIDKFATEHSLYGSIRLTTRQTFQFHGVLKPNIKLMHQTLNSIGIDSIATAGDVNRNVLCTTNPVESELHQEAYEWAKKISEHLLPKTRAYAEIWLDGEKVESTEEDEPILGKNYLPRKFKTTVVIPPQNDVDVHANDLNFVAIADNGKLVGFNVLVGGGLAMTHGDTSTYARRADDFGFVPLEKTLDVAAAVVTTQRDWGNRSNRKNAKTKYTLDRVGIDVFKAEVEKRAGIQFEESRPYEFTERGDRIGWVEGIDGKHHLAMFIENGRLLDYPGKPLKTGVAEIAKIHKGDFRMTANQNLIVAGVPADQKELIEKIAREHGLVDDSVSEQRKNSMACVAFPTCPLAMAEAERFLPQFVTDVEGILEKHGLPEEDNIILRVTGCPNGCGRAMLAEIGLVGKAPGRYNLHLGGNRAGTRIPKMYKENITDKQILEEIDQLVGRWAAERETGEGFGDFAIRAGIIQEVKVSKRDLHA is encoded by the coding sequence ATGACTTTTTCGACTGAGAATAATAAGCAGGTTGTATTAGGCGAAGAGCTAGGACCACTATCTGATAACGAGCGTCTAAAAAGAGAAAGTAACCTATTACGTGGCACTATTGAGCAAGACCTACAGGATCGTATTACTGGTGGTTTTACCGCAGATAACTTCCAGTTAATTCGTTTCCACGGTATGTATCAGCAAGACGACCGCGATATCCGTAACGAGCGTACCAAGCAAAAGCTTGAGCCTCTTCATAACGTGATGCTTCGTGCTCGTATGCCTGGAGGTATCATTACCCCAACGCAGTGGTTAGCGATTGATAAGTTTGCAACAGAGCACTCTCTATATGGAAGTATTCGTCTGACGACACGTCAAACGTTCCAGTTCCACGGTGTACTGAAGCCAAACATCAAGTTGATGCACCAAACGTTGAACAGCATTGGTATCGATTCAATTGCAACGGCAGGTGACGTTAACCGTAACGTACTGTGTACTACTAACCCAGTAGAGTCTGAACTACACCAGGAAGCATACGAGTGGGCGAAGAAGATCAGTGAGCATCTTCTACCGAAAACGCGTGCGTATGCTGAGATTTGGTTAGACGGTGAGAAAGTCGAATCAACAGAAGAAGACGAGCCGATTCTGGGTAAAAATTACTTACCACGTAAGTTCAAAACGACCGTTGTGATCCCACCGCAAAATGATGTGGATGTACACGCGAACGACCTGAACTTTGTTGCGATTGCAGATAACGGCAAGCTGGTTGGTTTCAACGTGCTTGTTGGCGGTGGTCTGGCAATGACGCATGGCGATACGTCAACTTACGCTCGCCGTGCAGACGACTTTGGTTTTGTTCCACTAGAAAAGACACTCGATGTTGCCGCTGCAGTTGTAACGACTCAGCGTGACTGGGGTAACCGTTCAAACCGTAAGAACGCGAAAACTAAGTACACACTCGATCGTGTTGGTATTGACGTCTTTAAAGCGGAAGTAGAAAAACGTGCTGGCATTCAGTTTGAAGAAAGCCGCCCATACGAGTTTACCGAACGCGGTGATCGAATCGGTTGGGTAGAAGGCATTGATGGTAAGCACCACTTAGCGATGTTTATCGAGAATGGTCGTTTATTGGATTACCCAGGTAAGCCACTAAAAACGGGTGTCGCTGAAATCGCGAAAATTCACAAAGGTGATTTCCGCATGACAGCGAACCAAAACCTGATTGTTGCGGGCGTACCAGCTGATCAAAAAGAGCTAATCGAGAAGATCGCTCGTGAGCATGGCCTGGTTGATGATAGCGTCAGTGAACAGCGTAAAAACTCAATGGCGTGTGTGGCCTTCCCGACTTGTCCGCTTGCAATGGCGGAAGCCGAACGCTTCCTACCTCAGTTTGTTACTGATGTAGAAGGTATCCTGGAAAAACACGGTTTACCTGAAGAAGACAACATCATTCTGCGTGTCACTGGTTGCCCTAACGGTTGTGGCCGCGCAATGTTGGCGGAAATTGGTTTAGTAGGTAAAGCTCCGGGTCGTTACAACCTTCACCTAGGCGGTAACCGAGCGGGTACACGTATTCCGAAGATGTATAAAGAAAACATCACTGACAAACAGATACTAGAAGAGATTGATCAGCTTGTAGGTCGTTGGGCTGCAGAGCGTGAAACTGGCGAAGGATTTGGTGATTTTGCAATCCGCGCTGGCATCATTCAAGAAGTCAAAGTATCTAAGAGGGACTTGCATGCTTGA
- the pspG gene encoding envelope stress response protein PspG, with protein sequence MLELIFLLVFAATLLVTGITMVTVFAATGIALVVMFLLGMIGAVLKLLPWLIVIALGIWFFKNVVAQPRYK encoded by the coding sequence ATGTTGGAGCTGATCTTTCTTTTAGTCTTTGCGGCGACCCTATTAGTAACGGGTATCACGATGGTGACAGTATTCGCGGCAACAGGTATTGCTCTGGTTGTGATGTTTTTACTGGGGATGATAGGTGCGGTACTAAAACTGTTACCTTGGCTAATTGTCATCGCATTGGGTATTTGGTTTTTCAAAAACGTGGTTGCGCAGCCTCGCTACAAATAG